In one Methylocaldum szegediense genomic region, the following are encoded:
- a CDS encoding PAS domain-containing sensor histidine kinase gives MTTRLRKLDLILDTITDGVLVVDSQGVVLYANQAAETLLARNPLIGQSLAIPVNPDKSSHQDINLIRPNGLAWAEMRSAPIEWDGQPGYVIALRDITERKHMELERQKFVSLAENSLDFIGICDMNLRPFYINEAGMRLIGLDNLDQCARTPIQEFFFPEDQRFILEEFFPRVMREGHADVEIRFRHFRTGAAIWMMYNVFFIKDSTGEPVGIAIVSRDISSHKEAEAALRKADQHKDEFLAMLAHELRNPLAPISNATHILDMLKLEDTRLNWAKDIIKRQVKHLARLVDDLLDVSRIARGKISLKKERLDLVDVIKSVSEMAHGFILAKQQQLDVRLPEQPIWMEGDAVRLAQVVLNLLDNASKYSPEGGRIEIVAQQVGAESEIQVRDNGTGISAELLPTIFDLFQQGTRTLDRSQGGLGIGLTVVKRLVEMHGGEITASSPGTGLGSTFSIRLPTLNEGITFPTPRSSSSRPSTVMRTVDDDSGPNGGTGFLLTADSR, from the coding sequence ATGACCACCCGGCTTCGCAAACTCGACTTGATCCTCGACACGATCACGGACGGCGTTTTGGTTGTTGATAGCCAGGGCGTTGTACTCTACGCCAACCAAGCGGCCGAAACCCTGCTAGCTCGTAACCCGCTGATCGGGCAGTCGCTGGCGATCCCGGTCAATCCCGACAAGAGCAGCCACCAGGACATCAATCTGATCCGCCCGAACGGACTTGCCTGGGCGGAGATGCGTTCCGCACCGATCGAATGGGATGGACAACCCGGTTATGTCATCGCGCTGCGCGATATTACCGAACGCAAGCACATGGAGCTGGAACGGCAAAAATTCGTTTCTCTCGCCGAAAACAGCCTGGACTTTATCGGCATATGCGATATGAATCTCAGGCCGTTTTACATCAACGAAGCCGGCATGCGGCTGATCGGCCTAGACAACCTGGATCAGTGCGCGCGCACTCCGATTCAAGAGTTCTTCTTCCCAGAAGACCAGCGCTTCATCCTAGAAGAATTTTTCCCGCGCGTCATGCGCGAGGGACACGCCGATGTGGAGATTCGGTTCCGTCATTTCAGGACCGGCGCTGCTATCTGGATGATGTACAACGTCTTCTTCATTAAGGACAGCACCGGCGAACCGGTGGGCATCGCCATCGTGAGCCGTGACATCTCCTCGCACAAAGAGGCAGAGGCGGCCCTTCGCAAAGCCGATCAACACAAGGACGAATTCCTAGCCATGCTGGCTCACGAACTCCGAAACCCCTTGGCTCCCATCAGCAATGCAACCCATATTCTCGACATGTTGAAGCTGGAAGATACGCGGCTCAACTGGGCCAAGGACATCATCAAACGACAAGTGAAGCATCTCGCCCGCCTGGTCGACGACTTGCTGGATGTTTCTCGGATTGCGCGTGGCAAGATCTCCCTGAAGAAAGAACGGCTCGACCTCGTAGACGTGATTAAATCCGTCTCGGAAATGGCGCACGGCTTCATCCTGGCTAAACAACAACAGCTTGATGTCCGTCTGCCTGAACAGCCGATTTGGATGGAAGGTGATGCCGTACGTCTCGCCCAAGTGGTGCTCAACCTGCTCGACAATGCCAGCAAATACTCTCCAGAAGGCGGTCGTATCGAGATCGTTGCCCAGCAGGTCGGCGCCGAGAGCGAGATCCAGGTGCGCGACAACGGCACGGGCATATCAGCGGAGCTCTTGCCGACAATTTTCGACCTATTCCAACAAGGCACGCGCACCCTGGATCGGTCTCAGGGCGGACTAGGCATTGGGCTTACCGTGGTCAAACGGTTGGTGGAAATGCACGGCGGAGAAATTACGGCATCGAGCCCGGGTACTGGCCTAGGTTCCACCTTCAGCATCCGGTTACCGACACTCAACGAAGGAATCACCTTTCCTACCCCAAGATCGTCCAGCTCGCGGCCCAGCACAGTGATGCGAACAGTGGACGATGATTCCGGCCCAAACGGAGGAACAGGCTTCCTCCTGACAGCCGACAGTCGCTAA
- a CDS encoding S1C family serine protease, whose amino-acid sequence MGIIRSSDLIRISAQGAGLLVILLFLSCVRAEGPGTWDKGSGVRPVTPRGPLSLDEQATIDLFERTKNSVVYISTQQRVMDPWTRNVFNIPRGTGSGFIWDHRGHVVTNFHVVEGASGATVKLADGREYSAALVGTSKAHDLAVLKIPTGTDAPAPLPVGTNHDLRVGQKVFAIGNPFGLDWTLTTGIVSALDRSLSGESGVTIEHLIQTDAAINPGNSGGPLLDSAGRLIGINTTIYSPSGAFSGVGFAVPVDTVNRVVPQLITSGHYTRPVLGIAVDESLNQMASRRLGIKGVFVLKVNPGSAAQAAGLKGATILPDGRMIPGDIITAVEGKPVDSVGRLSALLDDYRIGQTVRLSVRRGDTTVDVAVQLQAGT is encoded by the coding sequence ATGGGTATTATCCGCTCCAGCGACTTGATCCGGATTTCGGCCCAGGGCGCCGGCTTACTCGTCATCTTGCTGTTCTTGTCCTGCGTTCGTGCCGAAGGCCCCGGCACGTGGGACAAAGGAAGCGGCGTCAGGCCGGTGACCCCGCGCGGCCCGCTTTCGCTCGACGAACAGGCCACTATCGACCTGTTCGAGCGCACCAAGAACTCGGTGGTCTATATCTCCACCCAGCAAAGGGTCATGGACCCGTGGACACGAAACGTGTTCAACATCCCGCGGGGAACCGGTTCCGGCTTCATTTGGGACCATAGAGGCCATGTCGTCACCAATTTTCACGTGGTGGAGGGCGCCAGCGGGGCTACCGTGAAACTGGCCGACGGGCGCGAATACAGCGCTGCCCTGGTCGGCACCAGTAAAGCCCATGATCTGGCCGTATTGAAGATCCCGACCGGCACCGATGCGCCGGCGCCGTTGCCGGTGGGCACCAATCACGATCTGCGCGTGGGCCAGAAGGTGTTCGCCATCGGCAATCCTTTCGGTTTGGACTGGACGCTCACCACCGGCATCGTCTCGGCGCTGGATCGCTCCCTGAGCGGGGAGTCTGGCGTTACCATCGAGCATCTGATCCAGACCGATGCCGCCATCAATCCCGGCAATTCCGGCGGCCCGCTATTGGATTCCGCCGGCCGGCTGATCGGCATCAATACCACGATTTACAGTCCTTCAGGGGCGTTTTCCGGGGTCGGCTTCGCGGTCCCGGTCGATACCGTCAACCGCGTCGTGCCCCAACTCATCACGAGCGGCCATTACACACGGCCGGTGCTGGGTATCGCCGTGGACGAAAGCCTCAACCAAATGGCGAGTCGCCGTTTGGGAATCAAGGGCGTTTTCGTGTTGAAGGTGAACCCGGGTTCCGCCGCCCAAGCGGCCGGACTCAAGGGCGCCACCATACTACCCGACGGCCGCATGATACCGGGAGACATCATCACCGCCGTGGAAGGCAAGCCGGTTGACAGTGTGGGCAGGCTTTCCGCCCTTCTGGACGACTATCGGATCGGCCAGACGGTGCGCCTTTCGGTACGGCGCGGGGACACGACGGTGGATGTTGCCGTGCAGTTGCAGGCGGGCACCTGA
- a CDS encoding ZIP family metal transporter: MTDMAPVLSYFVDWTPIERAFAAGLVSWSGSALGASVVFFTARVYQRFLDVVLGFAGGVMLAASFWSLLHPAIELSTDYGSWRWFPASAGILIGTLFLHIVDEVLPRLQLPAPGKEALGPPSHLRRTTLLILAITIHNIPEGLALGIVFGAGGNDHSPVSLAAAIGLMGGIAFHNLPEGMAVALPLRREGWSSLRSFVFGQLSAAVEPVAAVIGAAAALTTRAVLPYAMGFAASAMLYVVVREVIPETQASGHPVAATMGIMLGFLLMMALSVSLE, translated from the coding sequence ATGACAGACATGGCCCCGGTCCTCTCCTATTTCGTCGATTGGACGCCAATCGAGCGGGCGTTCGCCGCGGGGCTGGTATCCTGGAGCGGCTCGGCGCTGGGCGCTTCGGTCGTGTTCTTCACCGCCAGGGTCTACCAAAGATTCCTCGATGTGGTTCTGGGGTTCGCCGGCGGCGTCATGCTGGCGGCCAGCTTCTGGTCGCTGTTACACCCGGCTATCGAGCTATCGACGGACTACGGTTCTTGGCGCTGGTTTCCCGCCAGTGCCGGCATTCTGATCGGAACCCTATTTCTCCACATCGTCGACGAGGTATTGCCCCGCCTGCAGCTTCCGGCGCCGGGGAAAGAGGCCTTAGGACCGCCCAGCCATTTGCGGCGAACCACCCTGCTGATTCTGGCCATCACGATTCACAATATTCCGGAGGGGCTCGCCTTGGGCATCGTGTTCGGCGCCGGTGGCAACGACCACAGTCCCGTCAGCCTTGCCGCAGCCATCGGCTTGATGGGGGGGATCGCCTTCCATAATCTACCGGAAGGCATGGCCGTCGCCCTGCCGCTACGCCGCGAGGGTTGGTCGTCGTTGCGCAGCTTTGTGTTTGGACAGCTCTCTGCGGCGGTTGAGCCGGTGGCCGCTGTCATAGGCGCCGCAGCGGCGCTGACGACCCGGGCAGTACTGCCCTACGCCATGGGATTCGCCGCCAGCGCCATGCTGTACGTCGTAGTACGGGAAGTGATTCCGGAAACTCAGGCCAGTGGACATCCCGTCGCCGCTACCATGGGCATCATGCTGGGATTCCTGCTGATGATGGCGCTAAGCGTGAGTTTGGAATGA
- the ftsH gene encoding ATP-dependent zinc metalloprotease FtsH gives MKNKKIDLKNVTKPDLSKPNWNIGYWIIAFLLVLMIHDWWVAAQVEVVPYSEFEQALEQGRITEVMIGDKVITGKLKEGDSSGKNTIAASRVEPDLAERLGRFGVPYTRVVESTWFKDILSWVIPALIFFGVWFLLFRKLAERQGMGGFMTIGKSRAKVYVEAKTGVTFDDVAGVDEAKEELKEIVEFLKNPAEYSRLGARVPKGVLLVGPPGTGKTLLAKAVAGQAGVAFFSISGAEFVEMFVGVGAARVRDLFEQARAKAPAIIFIDEIDALGRARGAFPGVGGHDEREQTLNQLLAELDGFDPSTGLVLLAATNRPEILDPALLRAGRFDRQVLVDRPDKTGRAAILKVHVKKVKLAQDVDLEQIASLTTGFSGADLANLVNEAALLATRRRATAINQEDFTRAIERIVAGLEKKNRILNPEERRVVAYHEMGHALVALALPGADPVHKVSIIPRGIGALGYTIQRPTEDRYLMTRLELENKIAVLLGGRAAEKLVFQQISTGAADDLAKATDIARDMITRYGMDENLGNVAYEPPQSPFLNVPGAAPQGGFRISEVTAQQIDQTVRNIIAECFERAYGLLQSNRDVLERCAQQLLQQETLDEGTIRELTKDLQPWKGASRAAIRATL, from the coding sequence ATGAAAAATAAAAAGATCGATCTCAAAAACGTGACGAAACCCGATTTGAGCAAACCAAACTGGAACATCGGCTATTGGATCATCGCCTTCCTGCTCGTGCTGATGATTCACGACTGGTGGGTCGCCGCGCAGGTGGAGGTGGTGCCCTACAGCGAGTTCGAACAAGCGTTGGAACAAGGGCGTATCACGGAGGTCATGATCGGCGACAAAGTCATCACCGGCAAGCTGAAGGAAGGTGATTCCAGCGGTAAGAACACGATCGCTGCATCGCGGGTCGAGCCCGATCTGGCCGAACGTCTTGGGCGCTTCGGCGTGCCTTACACCCGAGTCGTGGAAAGCACCTGGTTCAAGGACATCCTGTCCTGGGTCATTCCTGCGCTGATCTTCTTTGGCGTTTGGTTCTTGTTATTCCGCAAGTTGGCCGAGAGGCAGGGTATGGGTGGTTTCATGACCATCGGCAAGAGCCGCGCCAAGGTTTACGTGGAAGCCAAAACCGGCGTTACCTTCGACGATGTGGCGGGCGTCGACGAGGCCAAGGAAGAACTGAAGGAAATCGTCGAGTTCCTGAAGAATCCTGCGGAATACAGCCGGCTCGGCGCGCGCGTGCCGAAAGGCGTGCTCTTAGTGGGACCGCCGGGCACCGGCAAGACGCTGCTGGCCAAGGCGGTTGCCGGACAAGCGGGCGTCGCCTTCTTCTCGATTTCGGGCGCTGAGTTCGTGGAGATGTTCGTCGGCGTCGGCGCGGCGCGGGTTCGAGACTTGTTCGAACAGGCACGCGCCAAGGCGCCCGCGATCATCTTCATCGACGAGATCGACGCCTTGGGTCGTGCCCGCGGCGCGTTTCCGGGCGTGGGCGGACATGACGAACGCGAACAAACGCTCAATCAGCTCCTGGCCGAATTGGACGGCTTCGATCCTTCCACCGGCCTAGTGCTGCTTGCGGCCACCAACCGGCCTGAAATCCTCGATCCCGCCTTGCTCAGGGCCGGACGTTTCGACCGGCAGGTCCTGGTGGACCGTCCTGACAAAACAGGGCGCGCCGCCATACTCAAGGTACACGTGAAAAAGGTGAAGCTGGCGCAGGATGTCGACCTCGAGCAGATCGCTTCGCTCACCACCGGTTTTTCGGGCGCCGATCTCGCGAATTTGGTCAACGAAGCCGCCCTTCTGGCTACCCGGCGCCGCGCCACCGCCATCAACCAGGAGGACTTCACCCGTGCGATCGAACGCATCGTCGCCGGCCTCGAAAAGAAGAATCGCATTCTCAATCCCGAGGAACGCCGGGTAGTCGCGTACCACGAGATGGGTCACGCACTCGTCGCCCTGGCTCTGCCGGGCGCCGACCCGGTTCATAAGGTGTCCATCATTCCTCGCGGCATCGGCGCACTCGGTTACACCATCCAGCGTCCGACGGAAGACCGCTATCTCATGACCCGCCTCGAGCTGGAGAACAAAATCGCCGTACTGCTCGGCGGACGCGCCGCGGAAAAACTGGTCTTTCAGCAAATTTCCACCGGAGCGGCCGATGACTTGGCCAAGGCGACCGATATTGCCCGTGACATGATCACCCGCTACGGTATGGACGAAAACCTGGGTAACGTGGCCTACGAACCGCCGCAGTCGCCCTTCCTGAACGTACCGGGCGCCGCACCGCAAGGCGGCTTTCGGATCAGCGAAGTCACCGCTCAACAGATCGACCAGACCGTGCGCAACATCATCGCCGAATGCTTCGAACGCGCCTACGGTCTACTTCAAAGCAACCGCGATGTGCTGGAACGCTGCGCCCAGCAACTATTGCAACAAGAAACCCTGGACGAAGGCACGATTCGCGAGCTGACTAAGGACCTGCAGCCCTGGAAAGGCGCTTCAAGGGCTGCGATCAGAGCAACACTTTAA
- a CDS encoding DnaJ C-terminal domain-containing protein, translated as MEFKDYYQILGVDRSATDEEIKKAYRKLARKYHPDVSKAKDAEARMQEINEAYEVLRDPQKRAAYDRLGSGYRSGQEFRPPPDWDAGFEFSYGPFGRESAFSDFFNTLFGGFGRRASGFRTRGEDHHAKIFIDLEDAFRGATRTVSLQVPQIDERGRLMTRGRTLQVQIPKGIREGQLIRLAGQGTAGLGGGPAGDLYLEVHFKPHPLYRVDGRDLYLTFPVAPWEAALGATVKAPTPAGAVEVRIPAGSQSGRKLRLRGKGIPADPPGDLYLVLDIVLPPAETERAREFYRNMARELAFNPRRAMGV; from the coding sequence ATGGAATTCAAAGATTATTATCAGATACTCGGCGTCGATCGTTCGGCGACGGACGAAGAGATCAAGAAGGCGTACCGCAAGCTGGCCCGTAAGTATCATCCCGACGTCAGCAAGGCCAAAGACGCGGAAGCCAGAATGCAGGAAATCAACGAGGCTTACGAAGTCCTGCGCGATCCCCAAAAACGGGCGGCCTACGACCGATTGGGTTCCGGATATCGCAGCGGCCAGGAATTTCGGCCTCCGCCCGATTGGGACGCCGGCTTCGAGTTCTCTTACGGACCGTTCGGCCGCGAATCGGCGTTCAGCGATTTCTTCAATACCCTTTTCGGCGGCTTCGGCCGACGTGCGTCCGGTTTTCGCACTCGCGGCGAAGATCATCATGCCAAGATCTTCATCGACCTGGAGGACGCCTTTCGCGGCGCCACCCGCACCGTCAGTCTACAAGTGCCCCAGATCGACGAGCGGGGCCGATTGATGACACGCGGACGTACTCTCCAGGTACAAATTCCCAAGGGCATCCGCGAAGGCCAACTCATCCGGCTTGCGGGCCAAGGGACAGCCGGTTTGGGCGGCGGTCCCGCGGGTGACCTTTACCTAGAGGTACACTTCAAACCACATCCGCTCTATCGTGTCGATGGTCGCGATCTTTATCTGACCTTTCCGGTGGCGCCGTGGGAAGCGGCATTGGGCGCGACGGTCAAAGCACCGACCCCGGCCGGCGCGGTCGAAGTCCGGATTCCCGCGGGCTCCCAGAGCGGACGCAAACTGCGTCTTAGAGGAAAGGGCATCCCTGCCGATCCACCTGGAGACCTTTATCTAGTGCTAGACATCGTGCTGCCCCCGGCGGAGACCGAACGCGCGCGGGAATTTTATCGGAACATGGCGCGGGAGTTGGCCTTCAACCCGCGCCGAGCCATGGGAGTCTGA
- a CDS encoding response regulator, whose protein sequence is MSNNILVIDDDPAVRSAFKLILEADNFSVREAENGFQGIELVRAERPDLIFLDLRMPGIDGVETLRRLKAIDETLNIYIVTAFATEYMEELRDVSEEGIQFELATKPLSAQQIRDLAQVARVITPQNERRGKEHKLVLTLYVVSLNSETRRLVEEMTAALSRLYDPGQWVLDVVEVLGMPEKALEKDVFATPMLVRDVPEPVLKLLGDLSRVPSIMAAITTHAKGVGVQTIIV, encoded by the coding sequence ATGTCCAACAATATCCTCGTAATCGACGACGATCCCGCCGTGCGCAGCGCCTTCAAGCTGATTTTGGAGGCCGACAATTTCTCGGTACGCGAGGCGGAAAACGGTTTTCAAGGCATCGAGCTGGTCCGTGCCGAACGTCCCGATCTGATTTTTCTCGACCTACGGATGCCCGGCATCGATGGCGTTGAAACCTTGCGCCGCCTGAAAGCCATCGATGAAACGCTGAACATCTATATCGTCACCGCTTTTGCCACTGAATACATGGAGGAACTGAGAGATGTAAGTGAGGAGGGTATTCAGTTCGAACTGGCGACCAAGCCGCTGTCCGCTCAGCAGATCCGCGATCTCGCCCAGGTCGCTCGGGTCATCACCCCTCAGAATGAACGGCGCGGAAAAGAGCACAAACTGGTGCTGACGCTATACGTGGTGTCCTTGAACAGCGAAACCCGCCGTTTGGTCGAAGAAATGACCGCTGCGCTTTCCCGCCTCTACGATCCGGGACAATGGGTTTTGGACGTGGTCGAAGTCTTGGGCATGCCGGAAAAAGCCTTGGAAAAAGACGTGTTTGCAACACCGATGCTGGTTCGCGATGTGCCGGAGCCGGTGCTGAAACTGCTCGGCGATTTGTCGCGGGTCCCTTCCATCATGGCAGCCATTACCACCCATGCGAAAGGAGTCGGCGTACAAACCATCATCGTTTAA
- a CDS encoding IS630 family transposase (programmed frameshift), with protein sequence MAKKYRVTLTPEERQELEGLIGKGKGEARKLAHARILLQADEAEGGPKRTDAEVASVLNVSVRTVERVRERFVEQGFEAALAPKPSERVYPRLVDGAQEARLIALACSAPPLGKTHWTLRLLAERVVELEIAETCSHETVRRVLKKNELQPHRRKMWVIPPEASAEFVAHMEEVLEVYQRPYQPERPVVCLDETFTQLMGEVREPLPPAPGQVERYDSVYVRNGVASLFLAFEPLAGWREVQITEGRTRKDFAQVVRDLVDGRYREADKVVLVMDQLNTHSTASLYEAFAPEEARRIAERLEIHHTPKHGSWLDRAEIGLSALARDLPERVGERADLEQHLKAWTERRNQTQVKAQWQFTTKEARIKLRKLYPTYDG encoded by the exons ATGGCCAAGAAGTACCGTGTGACGCTAACCCCAGAGGAACGGCAAGAGTTGGAAGGACTGATTGGCAAAGGCAAGGGTGAGGCCCGGAAGCTGGCCCATGCCCGGATTCTACTGCAGGCGGACGAAGCCGAAGGCGGCCCCAAGCGCACGGATGCCGAAGTCGCATCGGTGCTGAATGTGAGCGTCCGGACAGTCGAACGGGTCCGGGAACGCTTCGTCGAACAGGGGTTTGAAGCGGCCTTGGCGCCCAAGCCCAGCGAACGGGTGTACCCCCGTCTTGTGGATGGCGCCCAGGAAGCCCGGTTAATCGCGCTGGCCTGTTCCGCGCCGCCTTTAGGCAAGACCCATTGGACCCTGCGCCTGCTGGCGGAGCGAGTGGTCGAATTGGAAATCGCGGAAACCTGTTCGCATGAAACGGTCCGGCGCGTACTCA AAAAAAACGAACTCCAACCGCATCGGCGCAAGATGTGGGTGATTCCGCCCGAAGCCTCGGCCGAATTCGTCGCCCACATGGAAGAGGTGCTGGAGGTCTATCAACGGCCCTATCAACCCGAGCGGCCGGTGGTCTGTTTGGACGAGACCTTCACTCAATTGATGGGTGAAGTCCGGGAGCCGCTTCCGCCCGCACCGGGTCAGGTGGAACGCTACGACAGCGTCTATGTCCGCAATGGCGTGGCGAGCCTGTTCCTGGCCTTCGAGCCTTTGGCGGGGTGGCGCGAAGTCCAGATCACCGAGGGCCGGACCCGGAAGGACTTTGCCCAGGTCGTCCGCGACCTGGTCGATGGCCGGTATCGGGAGGCCGACAAAGTCGTACTGGTGATGGATCAGCTCAATACCCACTCGACCGCCAGCCTGTACGAGGCCTTTGCGCCCGAGGAAGCCCGCCGGATCGCCGAACGGCTGGAGATCCATCACACGCCCAAGCACGGCAGTTGGCTGGACAGGGCCGAAATCGGTTTAAGTGCCCTGGCGCGCGATCTGCCCGAGCGGGTGGGTGAGCGGGCCGATCTGGAGCAACACCTCAAGGCCTGGACCGAGCGCCGCAACCAGACCCAAGTGAAAGCCCAATGGCAGTTCACCACCAAAGAGGCCCGAATCAAACTTCGCAAACTCTACCCCACTTATGACGGGTGA
- the trxC gene encoding thioredoxin TrxC, protein MSETTHVVCPHCRTVNRLPTARLADAPNCGRCRKRLFEGHPVALTTTDFDLFAARSDIPLLVDFWAPWCGPCRMMAPAFEEAAGQLEPRFRLAKANTEEEPVLASRFGIRSIPTLILLDHGREVARQTGAMGTRDIVHWTLSQVGR, encoded by the coding sequence ATGAGCGAAACCACGCATGTTGTTTGCCCCCATTGCCGGACCGTCAACCGCCTGCCGACGGCGCGCCTCGCCGATGCGCCCAATTGCGGACGCTGTCGAAAGCGCTTGTTCGAAGGCCACCCCGTCGCTCTCACGACAACCGATTTCGACCTCTTTGCCGCACGCAGCGATATTCCGCTGCTGGTTGATTTCTGGGCACCCTGGTGCGGTCCCTGCCGCATGATGGCGCCGGCGTTCGAAGAAGCGGCGGGCCAATTGGAACCGCGCTTCCGCCTCGCCAAAGCCAACACCGAGGAAGAACCGGTTCTCGCTTCGCGCTTCGGCATTCGCAGCATTCCCACGTTGATCTTGCTCGACCACGGCCGGGAAGTGGCCCGCCAGACCGGAGCCATGGGCACGCGCGACATCGTGCACTGGACCCTGAGCCAGGTCGGCAGGTAA
- a CDS encoding chaperone modulator CbpM, producing MSGGMLTSSVTVWIGDEGILSVEELAAACGVEANWIQELVDMAVLSPKGSEKATWRFGAGDVRRVRTLVRLMRDFETNLETAAVILDLLEETERLRAQLRRAGLLAD from the coding sequence ATGAGCGGAGGCATGCTCACGTCGAGTGTCACTGTCTGGATCGGGGATGAGGGAATCCTATCCGTGGAGGAACTGGCCGCCGCCTGCGGCGTGGAGGCTAATTGGATCCAGGAACTCGTGGACATGGCCGTACTTTCACCGAAAGGGTCCGAAAAAGCCACCTGGCGTTTCGGCGCAGGCGATGTCAGGCGCGTCCGCACGCTCGTCCGCCTGATGCGAGATTTCGAGACCAACCTGGAAACAGCGGCCGTCATCCTTGATCTGCTGGAAGAAACCGAGCGGCTACGCGCACAACTTCGGCGGGCCGGGCTTCTGGCGGATTAG
- a CDS encoding M14 family metallopeptidase — protein sequence MSRSERLIDTTHPNHVYCIEPQSRHYLAHGDLWDYLYEEYRAVQPEGHYIPFTLELGSWLWVKKNWSQAFSAHGFFNPHLPHRVRRTLRRHLLLFDLFHRAVRSPEPWTKLDEAERERLRRQGLEWWYAKS from the coding sequence ATGTCTCGCAGCGAACGTCTGATCGACACGACCCATCCCAACCACGTCTACTGCATCGAGCCGCAATCCCGCCATTATCTCGCCCACGGGGACTTGTGGGACTATCTCTACGAGGAATACCGAGCCGTCCAACCGGAGGGGCACTACATTCCGTTCACGCTGGAACTGGGTTCGTGGCTTTGGGTGAAGAAGAACTGGTCACAAGCTTTCTCCGCCCATGGTTTCTTCAACCCCCACCTCCCCCACCGAGTGCGGCGGACGCTAAGACGCCATCTCCTCCTGTTCGATCTCTTCCACCGCGCTGTCCGCTCACCGGAACCCTGGACCAAACTCGACGAAGCCGAGCGAGAACGGTTGCGGCGGCAGGGATTGGAGTGGTGGTATGCGAAGAGCTAA